In Panthera leo isolate Ple1 chromosome E3, P.leo_Ple1_pat1.1, whole genome shotgun sequence, a genomic segment contains:
- the TMEM186 gene encoding transmembrane protein 186 isoform X2 yields MAALLRAVLRRPGPALWRRPVCGLWCLTVTGRDPGRWVGSGCPALKEKAAGAETENFQMVYRFDAIRAFGYLSRLKVAQTALTVLALPPGCYWYSQGFVTLGSLCVAGGVAGFALAMLCWMSYFFRRLVGILYVNEAGTVLRVAHLTFWGRRQDTDCPVADVIPMTETKDRAQELFVRIQQYSGKETFYLTLRYGRIVDRERFAQVFGTLDSLK; encoded by the exons ATG gCTGCCCTCCTCCGCGCTGTGCTTcggcggcccggcccggccctgtGGAGAAGGCCTGTCTGCGGGCTGTGGTGCCTCACAGTCACCGGCCGGGATccggggaggtgggtggggagcgGGTGCCCCGCCCTGAAGGAGAAAGCGGCAGGCGCGGAGACAGAGAACTTCCAGATGGTCTACCGGTTTGACGCCATCAGAGCCTTCGGGTACTTGTCTCGGCTGAAGGTGGCACAGACGGCCCTCACGGTGCTGGCCCTCCCGCCTGGCTGCTACTGGTACTCGCAGGGCTTTGTGACGCTCGGCTCCCTGTGTGTTGCGGGCGGGGTGGCTGGCTTTGCCCTGGCCATGCTCTGCTGGATGAGCTATTTCTTCCGGAGGCTGGTGGGCATCCTGTATGTGAACGAGGCGGGCACTGTGCTGCGGGTGGCGCACCTGACCTTCTGGGGCCGGCGGCAGGACACGGACTGCCCCGTGGCCGACGTGATCCCCATGACGGAAACCAAGGACCGGGCCCAGGAGCTGTTTGTGCGTATCCAGCAGTACAGTGGGAAGGAGACCTTCTACCTCACCCTTCGCTACGGACGCATCGTGGACAGAGAGCGTTTCGCGCAGGTGTTTGGGACGCTGGACTCCCTCAAGTGA
- the TMEM186 gene encoding transmembrane protein 186 isoform X1, whose product MYRRLRSAAAVARHFKMNESSVTTIVKKEKEIREAVAAATPAGASTLHFLRDSFLSRIENAAFTWVQDRYRKGIPIDSNTIREKAKSLYDHLQQKEGEGSKAGEFSASKGWFDNFRKRFGLKNVKIAGEAASPAQEAVDELPPQAPRVTAPEELTEGESAEARASGPVPDEDAREAAPENKLTLDNLAEGFRLFRTAFDFFHNMDPSVIRALRLKQVVEEGLVPYRNIFREMKRQRSQKEVTRCVREVTPGVPARLASSSTSSSSASASPETARPACPLPRPQPAQRKDDEDKDPFHELCRTASSPGYSLGRTSYARFARKWMACP is encoded by the exons ATGTACCGTAGATTAAGGTCTGCGGCTGCAGTGGCCCGTCATTTCAAGATGAATGAATCCAGCGTAACGACCattgtaaaaaaggaaaaggaaatccgTGAGGCTGTGGCGGCAGCTACGCCAGCAGGCGCGAGCACATTGCACTTTCTGCGAGACAGCTTTTTATCTCGTATTGAAAATGCAGCTTTTACGTGGGTGCAGGATCGCTATAGGAAAGGCATACCTATAGACTCTAACACGATTCGAGAAAAAGCAAAGTCATTGTATGACCACTTACAGCAAAAGGAAGGTGAAGGATCCAAGGCTGGAGAATTTAGTGCCAGCAAAGGATGGTTTGATAATTTCAGAAAGAGGTTTGgcttaaaaaatgtcaagataGCAGGGGAAGCAGCTTCCCCCGCCCAAGAGGCAGTAGATGAGTTGCCACCTCAGGCGCCCAGAGTCACCGCACCAGAGGAGTTAACAGAGGGTGAGTCGGCGGAGGCGAGAGCTTCCGGACCGGTGCCGGATGAAGATGCGCGAGAAGCGGCGCCAGAAAACAAGTTGACGTTAGACAACCTGGCAGAAGGGTTTCGATTATTCAGGACGGCTTTTGACTTCTTTCACAACATGGACCCTTCTGTGATACGGGCACTGAGACTAAAGCAAGTGGTGGAAGAAGGGCTGGTACCCTATAGAAACATTTTCAGAGAGATGAAAAGGCAGAGAAGTCAAAAGGAAGTTACAAGGTGTGTCCGTGAAGTTACACCGGGTGTGCCTGCCCGTCTTgcctcctcttccacctcctctAGCTCTGCCTCCGCCTCCCCCGAGACGGCCAGACCAGCCTGTCCTCTGCCTCGCCCGCAGCCTGCTCAGCGTAAAGATGACGAGGACAAAGACCCCTTCCAC GAACTGTGTAGGACTGCATCATCGCCTGGGTATTCATTGGGCAGGACGTCATATGCAAGATTCGCCCGCAAGTGGATGGCCTGTCCTTAG